The Rhodothermales bacterium genomic sequence GGCCGGTGGAGGGCACGATGTATCGTGTCCCTACGGCCGCGGCGATTATCGTCGGCGAACGGCCGGCTGCGTACTCCGCGGCCGGCCGTTTTTTGTGGCCATCTTTTGCATTCTCTTAATGATTTTCCCGGTTAGTTTACTGATATTCACCATTCCGCAAGTTCATTTCAACCGGTGAACGTCATGATTGCAGCCTTCCTATATGCTTTCCTGGTGATCGTACCTTTCTGGCTGGCCCCGCGGGCCGTGGACGACCCCATCAAAATCAGCGAATGGCGGGTACCCTGGGACGACAGCCGCCCTCGCGATCCGTATGTCGCCCCCGATGGCAAAGTCTGGTTCTGTGGTCAGCGGGGGGACTATATCGCGTATCTGGAGCCGGCCTCCGGCCGTTTCGAGCGCTTTAGCATCCCTGATAATTCTCATCCCCACAACCTGATCGTCGATACCGACGGCATGGTCTGGTATGCGGGCAACACGGCCGCCTACATTGGTAAACTCGACCCTGCGACGGGCGCCGTGACTCAGTACCCGATGCCGGAGTCCGGCGCGCGAGACCCTCACACGTTGGTGTTCGATAACGCCGGCCACATCTGGTTCACCGTTCAAGGTGGCAACTATATCGGACGCCTGGCGAAGACGTCCGGCAAGGTAGACCTCGTGCAGGTGCCCACGAGTCGATCGCGCCCCTACGGCATCAAGATCGACCCGGCGGGCCGGCCGTGGGTCGTGCTGTTCGGCACGCACAAAATTGCTACGGTGGACCCCGCTACGATGCAGCTCACGGAGGTCGAACTGCCTCGCCCCGAAATCAGGCCCCGCCGCATTGAGATTACGCCGGACGGGCACATCTGGTATGTCGATTACGCCGGCGGGATGCTTGGGCGGATGCACCCCGAAACCCATGAGGTGAAAGAATGGCCGCTTCCGGGAGGCAAAGGGGCCCAACCATACGGCACCGCAATGGACGACCAGGGCCGCGTCTGGGTGGTCGAAACCGGCATGCAGCCCAACCGATTCGTTGGCTTCGACCCATCGAGCGAGTCCTTTTTCAGCACGACGGAGGTCGAAAGCGGCGGCGGCACCATCCGCCATATGTATTTCGAGCCCA encodes the following:
- a CDS encoding lyase — protein: MIAAFLYAFLVIVPFWLAPRAVDDPIKISEWRVPWDDSRPRDPYVAPDGKVWFCGQRGDYIAYLEPASGRFERFSIPDNSHPHNLIVDTDGMVWYAGNTAAYIGKLDPATGAVTQYPMPESGARDPHTLVFDNAGHIWFTVQGGNYIGRLAKTSGKVDLVQVPTSRSRPYGIKIDPAGRPWVVLFGTHKIATVDPATMQLTEVELPRPEIRPRRIEITPDGHIWYVDYAGGMLGRMHPETHEVKEWPLPGGKGAQPYGTAMDDQGRVWVVETGMQPNRFVGFDPSSESFFSTTEVESGGGTIRHMYFEPTKREIWFGTDTNYIGRAQVHVINRES